One part of the Rothia sp. ZJ932 genome encodes these proteins:
- the hisD gene encoding histidinol dehydrogenase, whose protein sequence is MTQDQLSPVNLRTIDLRGTNHTYAQLRTIVPRQSSEYVGNAAKTVERIIAGVRERGAQYLRELSAQFDQVEQGALRVPQSAIDEAVASLTPEVRAGLEVAIERTRTFARVQRPADARVEVAPGATLVNRWTPVRRAGVYVPGGLAVYPSSVVMNTVPAQAAGVESIVLCTPPQKEFGGMPHPTILAAAGLLGISEVWAIGGAQALAAMAYGVADGDDYLESVDTITGPGNIFVALAKRALQGVVGVDGEAGTTEIAVIADDTATPAFVAADLISQAEHDPNAGSVLITHSQQLAESVRAEITAQTAATKHSERVRTALEGVQSGVILTDSLEASVLVADAYAAEHLEIHTENAADVASQVRNAGAIFIGSYSPVPLGDYAAGSNHVLPTSGTAAFASGLNTTVFMKAVQLIEYSKDALAEIGDSIVALAEEEDLPAHGQAITARTR, encoded by the coding sequence ATGACACAAGACCAGCTCTCACCTGTTAACCTACGTACCATCGACCTCCGCGGAACAAACCATACCTACGCGCAGTTGCGTACCATCGTCCCGCGCCAATCCTCTGAATACGTGGGCAATGCAGCTAAGACCGTCGAAAGGATTATCGCCGGTGTGCGTGAGCGCGGTGCGCAGTACCTGCGAGAGCTGTCAGCCCAGTTCGATCAGGTGGAACAAGGAGCGCTGCGGGTGCCTCAGTCAGCTATTGACGAGGCAGTTGCCAGTTTGACCCCTGAAGTCCGTGCCGGTCTTGAAGTAGCGATTGAGCGCACTCGCACTTTTGCGCGTGTCCAGCGTCCTGCAGACGCGCGTGTTGAGGTTGCTCCCGGTGCTACCCTTGTGAACCGCTGGACTCCCGTGCGCCGTGCTGGTGTCTATGTTCCCGGTGGCTTGGCGGTGTACCCCTCATCGGTGGTGATGAATACGGTGCCCGCCCAGGCCGCGGGCGTTGAGTCAATTGTTCTGTGTACCCCGCCCCAAAAAGAATTTGGCGGTATGCCCCACCCCACCATTCTGGCGGCAGCCGGTTTGTTGGGTATTAGCGAGGTTTGGGCGATCGGAGGGGCGCAGGCATTAGCCGCAATGGCGTATGGCGTAGCAGATGGGGATGACTACTTAGAGTCGGTTGATACCATTACCGGTCCCGGTAATATTTTTGTAGCCCTAGCTAAGCGAGCTTTGCAGGGCGTGGTGGGTGTAGACGGTGAGGCGGGAACCACCGAAATTGCCGTTATCGCTGATGATACAGCGACCCCCGCATTTGTAGCGGCGGATCTTATCTCTCAGGCGGAACACGACCCCAACGCAGGCTCTGTGCTTATCACTCACTCTCAGCAGCTGGCTGAGTCGGTGCGCGCCGAAATCACCGCGCAAACTGCGGCGACCAAACACAGCGAGCGCGTCCGCACTGCCCTTGAGGGCGTTCAATCAGGCGTTATTCTCACCGATTCATTAGAAGCATCAGTGCTGGTTGCTGATGCTTACGCCGCTGAACACCTTGAAATTCATACTGAAAATGCTGCCGACGTGGCGTCACAGGTTCGCAATGCGGGGGCGATTTTTATTGGCTCGTACTCACCTGTTCCTCTGGGAGATTACGCAGCAGGATCCAACCACGTACTGCCCACTTCTGGCACCGCAGCTTTTGCCTCGGGGCTCAACACTACCGTCTTTATGAAAGCGGTTCAGCTTATTGAATACAGCAAGGACGCCTTGGCTGAAATCGGTGACAGCATTGTGGCTCTGGCTGAAGAAGAGGATTTGCCCGCTCACGGGCAAGCCATTACGGCAAGAACTCGCTAG